One Citricoccus sp. K5 DNA window includes the following coding sequences:
- a CDS encoding DoxX family protein, whose translation MTKSTEVKTPEERAAEALAARSGHEEPRGVEWQRAGGPFRPAASGSTPSASATPSASAAPSASSSRSSAATPSRARTHDTNASMVPVPQLIRDAVLLLARLVLGVVLVAHGMQKVLQGVSATAQGFGGMGIPLPEAAAVITMAVEIGGGVLLILGLLTPIAGVLAGLVLAGAVVFAHLSNGLFAADGGWELPAGLGVSALVLAVVGPGRFSLDRLLLRRLRGPEAPAAP comes from the coding sequence ATGACCAAAAGTACTGAGGTGAAGACCCCCGAGGAACGCGCCGCCGAGGCCCTGGCTGCCAGGAGCGGACACGAGGAGCCCCGCGGCGTCGAGTGGCAACGGGCGGGAGGGCCCTTCCGCCCTGCGGCCAGTGGCTCCACGCCTTCCGCCTCCGCCACGCCGTCCGCCTCCGCCGCGCCGTCCGCCTCGTCCTCCCGGTCGTCCGCCGCCACCCCCTCCAGAGCGAGGACCCACGACACGAACGCCAGCATGGTCCCCGTCCCGCAGCTGATCCGGGATGCGGTGCTGCTCCTGGCGCGGCTGGTCCTCGGCGTGGTGCTGGTGGCCCATGGGATGCAGAAGGTCCTCCAGGGCGTGTCCGCCACCGCCCAGGGATTTGGAGGGATGGGCATTCCGCTCCCGGAGGCCGCGGCCGTGATCACGATGGCCGTGGAGATCGGCGGCGGCGTGCTGCTCATCCTGGGCCTGCTGACGCCGATCGCCGGAGTGCTGGCCGGACTCGTGTTGGCCGGGGCCGTGGTGTTCGCCCACCTCAGCAATGGTCTCTTCGCCGCTGACGGCGGGTGGGAACTGCCGGCCGGACTGGGCGTCAGCGCCCTGGTGCTGGCCGTCGTCGGACCGGGCCGGTTCAGCCTGGACCGGCTGCTGCTCCGCCGTCTGCGCGGACCGGAAGCCCCGGCAGCACCGTGA
- a CDS encoding helix-turn-helix domain-containing protein yields the protein MAADKTSAHDSPDPVVGKDAMPGVASRALDARAMKAFAHPLRMAMYSYLTDRGTATATSMAQHLNESTGQTSYHLRQLEKHGFVEEDTGRGSGRERWWKPVGFAVPTYELSQDESNRPAIQALFQTTLNQRAQALGRWLSVENRADPEWVRASIDSSSTRTMTARQARALSEELMSVIERHEQALDHAEPAPDALSGQTADGEETRRVRLYLSVFPLVIED from the coding sequence ATGGCCGCTGACAAGACCTCCGCGCACGATTCCCCCGATCCCGTGGTCGGCAAGGACGCCATGCCTGGGGTGGCATCCCGGGCGCTCGACGCCCGCGCCATGAAGGCGTTCGCCCACCCGCTGCGGATGGCGATGTACTCCTACCTCACGGACCGTGGCACGGCCACGGCCACCTCGATGGCCCAGCACCTGAACGAGAGCACCGGGCAGACCAGCTACCACCTGCGTCAGCTGGAGAAGCACGGCTTCGTGGAGGAGGACACCGGGCGGGGCTCCGGCCGGGAGCGTTGGTGGAAGCCCGTGGGGTTCGCGGTGCCGACCTACGAGCTCTCGCAGGACGAGTCCAACCGCCCTGCCATCCAGGCCCTGTTCCAGACGACCCTCAACCAGCGGGCGCAAGCCCTCGGACGGTGGTTGAGCGTGGAGAACCGCGCCGACCCCGAATGGGTCAGGGCCTCCATCGACTCCTCCAGCACCCGCACCATGACCGCCCGGCAGGCGCGGGCCCTGAGCGAGGAGCTGATGTCCGTGATCGAGCGCCACGAGCAGGCGCTGGACCATGCGGAGCCGGCCCCGGACGCCCTCTCCGGGCAGACCGCGGACGGCGAGGAGACCCGCCGGGTCCGTCTCTACCTCAGCGTCTTCCCCCTGGTGATCGAGGACTGA
- a CDS encoding cyclodeaminase/cyclohydrolase family protein, whose protein sequence is MIRDESIEGYVERLASGEPTPGGGATGALLLAQGVGLLAMAARFSDHEELAKRAATLASRALALSDDDEQAFARVSEAFGLPKETDADRQERSRRIQEAIRAAAVPPRDLVEASGDALRIAEDVLADCNANVLSDVGAGIGCVRGTLVAAAVTLETDLAPLQDEDASAQVSTDIREADRLTGLADDLIGRTRQRIRG, encoded by the coding sequence ATGATCCGAGACGAGAGCATCGAGGGATACGTGGAACGGCTGGCCTCCGGCGAGCCCACGCCGGGAGGAGGGGCCACCGGCGCCCTGCTGCTGGCCCAGGGGGTCGGCCTGCTGGCCATGGCTGCGCGGTTCAGTGACCACGAGGAGCTGGCGAAGCGGGCCGCAACGCTGGCCTCGCGCGCCCTCGCCCTGTCCGATGACGACGAGCAGGCCTTCGCCCGGGTCTCCGAGGCCTTCGGCCTGCCGAAGGAGACGGACGCGGACCGCCAGGAGCGGTCCCGCCGGATCCAGGAGGCGATCCGGGCAGCCGCCGTGCCACCGCGGGACCTGGTGGAGGCCTCTGGCGACGCCCTGCGGATCGCGGAGGACGTGTTGGCGGACTGCAACGCGAACGTGCTCAGCGACGTGGGGGCCGGGATCGGCTGTGTGCGTGGGACGCTGGTGGCTGCGGCGGTGACCCTGGAGACGGACCTGGCCCCGCTGCAGGACGAAGACGCGAGCGCGCAGGTCAGCACGGACATCCGCGAGGCAGACCGGCTGACCGGCCTCGCCGACGATCTCATCGGCCGCACTCGCCAGCGGATCCGCGGTTGA
- a CDS encoding AI-2E family transporter, with product MDTADASGMTPETSSHRVWPRFLVIVLCLAGLVITLQFVQGLQTIIGPVFLGLNLVIIAYPLQSWLIKKGVHRFIGAAVTVLVVVVVLLVFMALILWSASELVMALPEYGQQFNEIYNSMITWIGSFGVTPDMMIEQLSGLNMSTVVSTATGIVTALLSNVTAILGLLATVIMAVFFLAMDSVAVDRRMALLNTAKYELGAALTAFAYGVRRYWVVTTLFGLIVAGLDIVALAIIGVPMIWVWGVLSFLTNYIPNIGFIIGMIPPALLGLVEGGWGAFFAVVASYSVLNFVIQSIIQPKFTGDAVGVIPTVSFLSLLFWAWILGPLGAILALPATLLLKAIMIDADPQSRWINSFIASDLKGMESRHQRARTATAAPAQAGGGTGAVDGSDQGTGGVIGGDGAASGQPGDSGDGAAVALGADGRAGARTDAEGPARPVESG from the coding sequence GTGGACACTGCAGATGCCTCCGGCATGACCCCCGAGACCAGTTCGCACCGCGTGTGGCCGCGATTCCTGGTGATCGTGCTGTGCCTGGCCGGCCTGGTCATCACGCTGCAATTCGTGCAGGGCCTCCAGACCATCATCGGTCCCGTGTTCCTCGGCCTCAACCTGGTGATCATCGCCTATCCGCTGCAGTCCTGGCTCATCAAGAAGGGCGTGCACCGCTTCATCGGCGCCGCGGTCACCGTGCTGGTGGTCGTCGTCGTGCTGCTGGTGTTCATGGCGCTGATCCTGTGGTCAGCCTCCGAACTCGTCATGGCCCTGCCCGAGTACGGGCAGCAGTTCAACGAGATCTACAACAGCATGATCACCTGGATCGGCAGCTTCGGCGTCACCCCGGACATGATGATCGAGCAGCTCTCCGGCCTCAACATGTCCACCGTGGTCTCCACGGCCACCGGGATCGTCACCGCGCTGCTCTCCAACGTCACCGCCATCCTGGGGCTGCTGGCCACCGTGATCATGGCCGTCTTCTTCCTCGCCATGGACTCCGTGGCCGTGGACCGCCGCATGGCCCTGCTGAACACCGCCAAGTATGAGCTCGGCGCCGCCCTCACCGCCTTCGCCTACGGGGTGCGGCGGTACTGGGTCGTCACCACCCTCTTCGGGTTGATCGTGGCCGGACTGGACATCGTGGCCCTGGCGATCATCGGGGTGCCCATGATCTGGGTCTGGGGCGTGCTGAGCTTCCTGACGAACTACATCCCAAACATCGGCTTCATCATCGGCATGATCCCGCCGGCCCTGCTCGGACTGGTCGAGGGTGGCTGGGGTGCGTTCTTCGCCGTGGTGGCCTCCTACTCGGTGCTGAACTTCGTCATCCAATCCATCATCCAGCCCAAGTTCACCGGTGATGCCGTGGGCGTGATCCCCACCGTCTCCTTCCTGTCCCTGCTGTTCTGGGCGTGGATCCTCGGACCACTCGGCGCCATCCTGGCCCTGCCTGCCACGCTGCTGCTGAAGGCCATCATGATCGACGCCGATCCCCAGTCACGGTGGATCAACTCCTTCATCGCCTCTGACCTGAAGGGCATGGAGTCCCGGCACCAGAGGGCCAGGACTGCGACGGCGGCGCCGGCCCAGGCCGGGGGTGGGACCGGAGCCGTCGACGGTTCGGACCAGGGGACCGGTGGCGTGATCGGTGGTGACGGTGCAGCCTCGGGTCAGCCGGGAGACTCCGGCGACGGAGCCGCCGTCGCCCTTGGGGCCGATGGCCGGGCCGGTGCCAGAACGGACGCTGAAGGCCCCGCACGGCCTGTGGAGAGCGGCTGA
- a CDS encoding DEAD/DEAH box helicase: MSSSPSYPYVADQDIARLVGAQAAERGKKYARQGAVSGLLWEPTDGDSGPGRAKEPAPNSPRTLFGQVQGNDPLPYDTFTILVPGRASSESLPRQWTPLRGGCSCPVRNDCKHAAALLYAATTLAIRDHLRPPAPGAPLAGMFDPNAAPPAQGWGEVDRFTDGAGVGNRASPHGGSAQAASTAGDWRAVLGELTGQEAVTHAEEPVGIGVELLAEPRSEMRRRWGANEASVADVQEGAPLHVQLRPMRRGTRDNWIKGGLTWKKFQYGGLRHQLRGDHVDLLGQLYRLYLAERPHAYGNDETLRLDSLSGPAAWQLLLRAQDMGVEFVGQGILSEVVFTGPATVRLDVSGPDQGLEVAPIVESAGEVIPGARAAGTGGFVATEILDDAPRHLAPVRLTLAPASAAIPRPVLDLLQRPEPLRIPQEESEEFFYDVYPRLSRIMDVDSADGTVEFPEVPAPELWLEVDHRKNHETALEWYWLYWGPRRELPVEHRRAHTRGGWSPTGYSGRARGVDVDRDVEHEDAVLEAVRAAAEEATDGVAVLPGTIRNTHLHGADTARFVEYVLPMLSTLDHVKVVEHGKRPDYRELTDDPQVRVTQVEAANPRDNDWFDLGFEITVGGQLIPFTAVFKALAQGKKTLMLNDGSYFSLDHPGLNRLRELISEAESMSEWKSDAPRINKYDVALWEEFEDLADESEEAVAWRESVGALKDLAEIPTPAVPAGLDATLRPYQLEGFAWLSFLYDHHLGGVLADDMGLGKTIQTLALMLRARQLSEPGPSEHIHDAMAAQYAQLHGEPEPAPLVAPPFLVVAPSSVLSVWKEEAERFAPGLDLRVLDTTAAKRGTRVVAEVAGADVVVTSYTLLRLDSDQFTDLEWDGLVLDEAQFVKNRAAKAHQAAKAIRAPFRLAITGTPMENSLSDLWALLSLTASGLFPSPTVFRSEYTKPIEQPDSSEDGRRFAAKRMARLRRRIRPFMLRRTKDLVASDLPPKQEQVSHVELVPKHRRLYDQVLQRERQKVLGLLENMEENRFIIFKSLTLLRMLALDPAIVDEKYASVPSSKMEALMGQLEEIVSEGHRVIIFSQFTSFLTRVGDALADRSVAFAYLDGSTRNRSKVIEGFKAGTAPAFLISLKAGGFGLTLTEADYVFLLDPWWNPATEAQAVDRAHRIGQDRTVMVYRMVAEGTIEEKVLALQQKKAALFSSLTDGDAAFSSTITADDVRELFTPDTD, from the coding sequence ATGAGCAGTTCCCCCTCCTATCCCTATGTCGCCGACCAGGACATCGCCCGGCTGGTGGGCGCCCAGGCGGCCGAGCGCGGCAAGAAATACGCGCGCCAGGGAGCGGTCTCGGGGCTGCTGTGGGAGCCGACTGACGGCGACTCCGGACCTGGCCGCGCAAAGGAACCGGCACCGAACTCCCCGCGCACGTTGTTCGGGCAGGTGCAGGGCAATGACCCGCTGCCGTATGACACGTTCACGATCCTGGTGCCGGGCCGTGCCTCCTCAGAGTCCCTGCCGCGCCAATGGACCCCGCTGCGGGGCGGGTGCAGCTGCCCGGTCCGTAACGACTGCAAGCATGCCGCCGCCCTGCTCTATGCGGCCACCACCCTGGCGATCCGGGATCACCTGCGGCCGCCGGCTCCCGGGGCTCCGCTGGCCGGGATGTTCGATCCGAATGCTGCTCCGCCGGCCCAGGGCTGGGGCGAGGTGGACCGCTTCACGGACGGTGCCGGCGTCGGGAACCGGGCATCACCGCACGGCGGTAGCGCCCAGGCTGCTTCAACGGCGGGCGACTGGCGGGCCGTGCTCGGCGAGCTGACCGGGCAGGAGGCCGTCACGCACGCCGAGGAGCCGGTGGGGATCGGCGTAGAGTTGCTGGCCGAGCCGCGCAGTGAGATGCGCCGGCGCTGGGGTGCCAACGAGGCATCGGTGGCGGACGTCCAGGAGGGGGCGCCGCTGCATGTCCAATTGCGGCCGATGCGCCGGGGAACCCGGGACAACTGGATCAAGGGCGGGCTGACCTGGAAGAAGTTCCAGTATGGCGGCCTGCGGCACCAGTTGCGCGGGGATCACGTGGACCTGCTCGGACAGCTCTACCGCCTCTACCTCGCCGAGCGGCCGCACGCCTACGGCAATGACGAGACCCTGCGGTTGGACTCCCTGTCCGGACCGGCGGCCTGGCAACTCCTGCTGAGGGCACAGGACATGGGCGTCGAGTTCGTGGGCCAAGGCATCCTCAGTGAAGTGGTCTTCACCGGGCCGGCCACCGTGCGGCTGGACGTCAGTGGGCCGGACCAGGGACTGGAAGTGGCGCCGATCGTGGAGTCCGCAGGGGAGGTCATCCCCGGGGCCCGGGCCGCCGGTACCGGCGGGTTCGTGGCCACCGAGATCCTCGACGACGCCCCGCGCCATCTCGCGCCGGTGCGCCTGACGCTCGCGCCGGCGTCGGCGGCCATCCCCCGCCCGGTGCTGGACCTGTTGCAGCGGCCGGAACCGTTGCGGATCCCGCAGGAGGAGTCCGAGGAGTTCTTCTACGACGTCTACCCGCGGCTGTCCCGCATCATGGACGTGGACAGCGCTGATGGGACCGTGGAGTTCCCCGAGGTTCCGGCCCCGGAGCTGTGGCTCGAGGTGGACCACCGGAAGAACCATGAGACCGCCCTGGAGTGGTACTGGCTGTACTGGGGGCCGCGGCGTGAGCTGCCCGTGGAACACCGGCGCGCCCACACCCGTGGAGGCTGGTCCCCGACCGGCTATTCCGGCCGGGCCCGCGGGGTGGATGTGGACCGGGATGTGGAACACGAGGACGCGGTGCTGGAAGCGGTCCGCGCGGCCGCCGAGGAAGCCACGGACGGCGTGGCCGTGCTTCCCGGAACCATCCGCAACACGCACCTGCACGGAGCGGACACCGCCCGGTTCGTCGAATATGTGCTGCCGATGCTCTCGACACTGGACCACGTCAAGGTCGTCGAACACGGCAAGCGCCCGGACTACCGCGAGCTGACGGACGATCCCCAGGTCCGCGTCACCCAGGTCGAGGCGGCGAATCCACGGGACAACGACTGGTTCGACCTCGGCTTCGAGATCACCGTCGGCGGCCAGCTCATCCCGTTCACCGCGGTCTTCAAAGCGCTGGCCCAGGGCAAGAAGACCCTGATGCTGAACGACGGCAGCTACTTCTCCCTCGACCACCCCGGGCTGAACCGCCTGCGCGAGCTCATCTCCGAGGCCGAGTCCATGAGCGAGTGGAAGTCCGATGCGCCGCGGATCAACAAGTACGACGTCGCGCTCTGGGAGGAGTTCGAGGACCTCGCGGACGAGTCCGAGGAGGCGGTCGCCTGGCGTGAGTCCGTCGGTGCGCTCAAGGACCTCGCCGAGATCCCGACGCCGGCCGTCCCGGCAGGCCTGGACGCCACCTTGCGTCCATATCAGCTTGAAGGCTTTGCCTGGTTGTCCTTCCTCTACGACCACCACCTCGGCGGGGTCCTGGCCGATGACATGGGGCTGGGCAAGACGATCCAGACCTTGGCGCTGATGCTCCGGGCGCGCCAGTTGAGCGAGCCCGGCCCCAGCGAGCACATACATGACGCCATGGCCGCCCAGTACGCCCAGCTCCACGGCGAACCTGAGCCTGCACCCCTGGTGGCGCCGCCGTTCCTGGTGGTCGCGCCGTCGTCGGTCCTCTCCGTCTGGAAGGAGGAGGCCGAGCGCTTCGCGCCGGGACTGGACCTGCGCGTGCTGGACACCACGGCGGCCAAGCGGGGCACGCGCGTCGTCGCCGAAGTGGCCGGGGCCGACGTCGTGGTCACCAGCTACACCCTGCTGCGCCTGGACTCGGATCAGTTCACGGACCTGGAGTGGGACGGGCTGGTGCTGGACGAGGCGCAGTTCGTGAAGAACCGGGCCGCGAAGGCGCACCAGGCGGCCAAGGCCATCCGGGCGCCGTTCCGGTTGGCGATCACGGGCACGCCCATGGAGAACTCCCTGTCCGACCTGTGGGCGCTGCTCTCTCTGACGGCCTCGGGCCTGTTCCCCTCGCCGACGGTGTTCCGCTCCGAATACACCAAGCCGATCGAGCAGCCGGACTCCTCCGAGGACGGGCGGCGGTTCGCAGCGAAGCGCATGGCGCGGCTGCGGCGGCGGATCCGGCCGTTCATGCTCCGGCGCACCAAGGACCTCGTGGCCTCCGACCTGCCGCCGAAGCAGGAGCAGGTCAGCCACGTGGAGCTCGTGCCGAAGCACCGCCGGCTCTACGACCAGGTGCTCCAGCGCGAGCGGCAGAAGGTCCTGGGGCTGCTGGAGAACATGGAGGAGAACCGCTTCATCATCTTCAAGTCGCTGACCCTGCTGCGCATGCTGGCGTTGGATCCGGCGATCGTGGACGAGAAGTACGCCTCCGTGCCGTCCTCCAAGATGGAGGCGCTCATGGGCCAACTCGAGGAGATCGTCTCCGAGGGTCACCGGGTGATCATCTTCAGCCAGTTCACCTCCTTCCTGACGCGCGTGGGGGACGCTCTGGCGGACCGCAGCGTGGCCTTCGCGTACCTGGACGGGTCCACGCGGAACCGTTCGAAGGTGATCGAGGGGTTCAAGGCCGGGACGGCACCGGCCTTCCTCATCAGCCTCAAGGCCGGTGGCTTCGGCCTGACCCTGACCGAGGCCGACTACGTGTTCCTGCTGGACCCGTGGTGGAACCCCGCCACTGAGGCCCAGGCCGTGGACCGCGCCCACCGCATCGGGCAGGACCGGACCGTGATGGTCTACCGCATGGTGGCCGAGGGCACGATCGAGGAGAAGGTGCTCGCGCTGCAACAGAAGAAGGCGGCCCTGTTCTCCTCGCTGACCGACGGGGACGCCGCCTTCTCCTCCACCATCACCGCCGACGACGTCCGCGAGCTGTTCACCCCCGACACCGACTGA
- a CDS encoding agmatine/peptidylarginine deiminase → MRQDPQALPLGGVATDLSTDTSTAVWHLPADTEPQERLWMAFPRDYAQMGTSTWELSGARRAWTRVAHAVMDYEPVTLLVDPADRQIVHTYVDPMFPIVPLAMDNPFLGLTGPTFTTGDVDPDTGQRQLGMIDWVFNGFGRRPGFEYRLDDVVGGTISDLTNARRQLSLMVNEGGAFITDGEGTLIASESVLLDPARNGGWSREHVEAEFTRYTDIRKIIWLPGGLTRNQGQFGLGGHIDQLVTFASPTVLLLHWQENPAHPDHAVSARALSILQHETDAQGRPLNVATLTAPLAGQDDRGPLAWSYVNVLPVNGAVVVPSFEDPHDDGAHQLLRAAYPGRKIVPIPAQRLYRRGVGIRQVALAQPSRKAPA, encoded by the coding sequence ATGCGCCAGGATCCGCAGGCACTGCCGCTCGGCGGGGTCGCGACGGACCTGTCCACGGACACGTCAACAGCGGTGTGGCACCTGCCCGCGGACACCGAGCCGCAGGAACGGCTGTGGATGGCCTTCCCCCGCGACTATGCGCAGATGGGCACCTCCACGTGGGAGCTGTCCGGGGCCCGCCGCGCCTGGACACGGGTGGCGCACGCGGTCATGGACTACGAGCCGGTGACCCTGCTGGTGGATCCAGCGGACCGGCAGATCGTGCACACCTACGTGGATCCCATGTTCCCCATCGTGCCGCTGGCCATGGACAACCCCTTCCTCGGCCTGACCGGGCCGACCTTCACCACTGGTGACGTGGATCCGGACACGGGCCAGCGCCAGCTCGGCATGATCGACTGGGTCTTCAACGGTTTCGGCCGCCGGCCCGGATTCGAGTACCGCCTGGACGACGTGGTGGGCGGCACCATCTCCGATCTCACCAACGCCCGGCGCCAGCTCTCCCTCATGGTCAATGAGGGCGGTGCCTTCATCACGGACGGTGAGGGCACGCTGATCGCCTCCGAGTCCGTCCTGCTGGATCCGGCGCGCAACGGTGGCTGGTCCCGCGAGCACGTCGAGGCCGAGTTCACCCGCTACACGGACATCCGCAAGATCATCTGGCTGCCCGGCGGCCTCACCCGCAACCAGGGGCAGTTCGGCCTGGGCGGGCACATCGACCAGCTCGTCACCTTCGCCTCCCCCACCGTGCTGCTGCTGCACTGGCAGGAGAACCCGGCCCACCCGGACCATGCCGTCTCCGCCCGCGCCCTGTCCATCCTCCAGCACGAGACCGACGCCCAGGGCCGGCCCCTGAACGTGGCCACCCTGACCGCACCCCTGGCCGGACAGGATGACCGCGGCCCCCTCGCCTGGTCCTACGTCAACGTCCTGCCCGTCAACGGAGCCGTGGTGGTCCCCTCCTTCGAGGACCCGCACGACGACGGCGCTCACCAGCTGCTGCGGGCCGCCTACCCGGGGCGCAAGATCGTGCCCATCCCGGCACAGCGGCTGTACCGACGCGGCGTCGGCATCCGCCAGGTCGCCCTGGCGCAGCCCTCGCGGAAGGCGCCAGCCTAG
- a CDS encoding LysR family transcriptional regulator codes for MLDVRRLVLLRELSIRGTISAVARAMNLAPSSVSEQLSLLERETKTKLLRRVGRNVQLTEAAMALVEQVEPILDALEEAETALISAGSAGGAISGRVRLAVFQSAALVLIPPALSLLRERHPALRLEMVQYEPERALHETWARDFDVVVAEQYPGHSAPHWPGLDRRQLVRDELQLAVPAALTIDGQPLPAGEELATLLQHRPLPWVMEPRGTATRHWAEQLIRSAGHEPDVRFVSADLQSHVKLVESGNAVALLPGLTLVNHPQRLRRISLSGRPLRTVFTSIRSSSARSPAVVAVRAALEEVARPLDAGNDTDRGPGG; via the coding sequence ATGCTGGACGTCCGCCGCCTGGTCCTGCTGCGCGAGCTGTCCATCCGGGGCACGATCTCCGCGGTGGCCCGCGCCATGAACCTGGCTCCCTCCTCCGTCTCGGAGCAGTTGTCCCTGCTGGAGCGGGAGACCAAGACCAAGCTGTTGCGCCGAGTCGGCCGGAACGTGCAGCTCACGGAGGCGGCGATGGCCCTCGTGGAGCAGGTGGAGCCGATCCTCGATGCCCTCGAGGAAGCCGAGACCGCGCTCATCTCAGCCGGATCGGCCGGCGGTGCCATCAGTGGGCGTGTGCGCCTGGCGGTGTTCCAGTCCGCGGCCCTCGTCCTGATTCCGCCGGCCCTGTCCCTCTTGCGCGAGCGCCATCCCGCTCTGCGGCTGGAGATGGTCCAGTACGAACCGGAGCGCGCACTGCATGAGACGTGGGCACGGGACTTCGATGTGGTCGTCGCCGAACAGTACCCCGGACACTCCGCACCGCACTGGCCAGGACTGGACCGCCGTCAGCTGGTGCGGGACGAGCTGCAGCTCGCCGTGCCCGCCGCGCTCACGATCGACGGCCAGCCGCTGCCGGCCGGGGAGGAACTGGCCACCCTGCTGCAGCACCGGCCGCTGCCCTGGGTCATGGAGCCACGGGGCACGGCCACCCGGCACTGGGCCGAGCAGCTGATCCGGTCTGCCGGCCATGAGCCGGACGTCCGCTTCGTCTCGGCGGACCTGCAGTCCCACGTGAAGCTCGTCGAGTCCGGCAACGCGGTGGCACTGCTGCCCGGCCTGACCCTGGTGAACCACCCTCAGCGGCTGCGCCGCATATCCCTGTCCGGGCGGCCGTTACGCACCGTCTTCACGTCCATCCGGTCCTCGTCGGCTCGGTCTCCGGCCGTCGTCGCCGTCCGTGCCGCCCTGGAGGAGGTGGCACGGCCGCTGGATGCCGGGAACGACACTGACCGTGGACCCGGCGGATAA